A window of the Brassica oleracea var. oleracea cultivar TO1000 chromosome C1, BOL, whole genome shotgun sequence genome harbors these coding sequences:
- the LOC106339596 gene encoding uncharacterized protein LOC106339596: protein MQLWNDYFSEDAAYLSHMFRRCFRMNKPLFMRIVDGLSAEIPYFQQRREATGRFGHSLLQKATTTIRIMAYGCPADAVDEYLRLGATTALLCLEHFVQGIINLFGDEYLRRPTPEDLQCLLDIVEISGFPVMIGSIDCMHWE, encoded by the coding sequence ATGCAGTTATGGAACGATTATTTTAGTGAAGATGCAGCATATCTTTCTCACATGTTTCGACGGTGTTTTCGAATGAACAAGCCCTTGTTCATGCGTATTGTTGATGGACTATCTGCTGAAATCCCATACTTTCAACAAAGAAGAGAAGCTACTGGAAGGTTCGGTCACTCCCTGTTACAAAAGGCAACGACAACAATTCGTATAATGGCATATGGTTGCCCAGCTGATGCGGTCGACGAATACCTCCGACTTGGCGCGACCACCGCGCTTTTATGCTTGGAACATTTTGTTCAAGGAATCATAAATTTATTTGGAGATGAGTATCTAAGAAGACCCACGCCAGAAGATCTTCAATGTCTACTCGATATTGTAGAGATAAGCGGGTTTCCCGTGATGATAGGAAGCATTGATTGTATGCATTGGGAGTGA